ATCACGTCAAATTTTATTAGTAATTTGATTCATTGTATTAACATAAGTATACAAATTTCCACTGTTGGTAATGTGATATCTgttaaccaaaaaaaaaaaaaaaaaaaaaaaaaaaaaattaatataccaCCATATATCGCTATGTAATGTactgaaaattgtatttacgtaataaaatatattagtACAGAAATgtagaatgaaaaagaattgcTTTATATATTGAACCCAGGCCTACCTCCTCATCCTGTAGCGTgaacaaattaattaatcataaATTACATTTAATCGTAAGAAAAATAGAGTATCAATGAAATTCAGGCTATCCATCAAGCGCGGACTATCTACCTCGAGAATGAGTAGTCGTTTTCCAAGTTTGTTTGTCACATCCTCGCTGGGAAGGAAACCTTATAAACGGCAGGTATTTGTTCAAAcgttttattgtaaataaaatatatgtctCAATGTCAATTCACTTGAGTTGCCTAAATTTATTCTCAACCTCGTTGATACTTCGATTGACTGCCCAAATTACGGTCCTACAAAGTAATTAAACTAACATTGGGCGGCTGCAAGACCAAAATATTTGTCGGATTGTTGTCCACGGTCAGGCAGATTACGTGGCATTTCATGTACAATCAACGGTCCCGGTTTAATATCGTTGCCAGCCGCCTAAACAATAGATTTTGCATGATTCATTTCAAACTCGAATAACGATAAATTGTCAGTGAAGTTAAAAATAGTACGACGACGTAACGTGCATGTTATTccagaaaattataatattcccTTTTCGAACCTGCTTCGTTTCAAACCATTTCATCAAACCTTCGTAGCTGTCAGAATCAATAAAACGGAGAATACTCatcgaattattcaatttatgatttttatcTCCTGACTATGGTAATTATTACTTTGTGGAACCATAATTCTTCCAACGATTCGTAGCATTGACAAGGTGGTGATGATAAATTTGCTGTAAATAAAACTCGTAAACAATGTAAAAACATGGGTATAACGGGTTATCACATTGTAAGCTTCCAGCGCATTCGCATTCACAGCACTGCATCTTCTCGACGCCAATGTGTCTGCGGCGTGCGTATAAGCTGCGCGACTTGTCAAGGTCAATAAGTTATTACAGCAGTGCCACTGCcatatatttcaaataaaccTAAACAGTAATTTTCTAGACCTGAGCTAATCTGCCTGCTGTTTGCGAGGCTAGATCCGCATTAACAAACCATGAAAAACggcgtataaaattttcagagaagGTGACAAAAGAGCGTAGATTCTTTTTTAACGTATGCAGGTATACGGGCTTGCGCGCATCGTTCTCACGTCAGTTTTTGCACGATGCACACTGCTCCGGACGAAacaaataatatgtataatatacggaCAAATGGACATAATATCCAATACGAATTGTCAAGTACATATAACACGGTTAATATACCGACTAACAAATACGTCTAGACTAACGTTCAGCGTACGTGGATACGTAGGCGTAAAATGCacaagtataaataatattatagaaatatttgaaaatgctGCGTAACTCATCGTCAACGTTGAACGATGCacgtataggtatgtgtatCTGTATGTGTGCCGGACTGCgacgtacatatgtattattatacataggtatagtACGCAACCGTCGTCGGTCGATGCCGAATACTCTCGACGCGTCGCGACGGCCGACGAGACGCCTAACCTTACCCAACGTGACATTCAAAGCGAAACCGAAGCGGCGAACTTGCTGGGCGTGTCGGCCAgacgtacatatgtatgtatgcgcAGGTCTGCCTGTAGACCTGATATGTGCGAACGTCGAGAAACGACTCGAAGCTCGAGTTTGCCGCTACAATGCAGCGGGGAAATTATAGAacactttctctctctcgcactcGCGATTAGATGATGTAATTTTGATATTGAAGATTTACAGAGCGTGATGATTAAAATGAGAATAACAGCAGCCGGGGAACGAACTAGATCGTACgggaaaattgaagaaacgtaGAGCGAAAAACGCGAAAATACAACGCGTATATCTACATTAGGATACGTGTTTACGTCACCGTATTCATAATACACCGTAGGTCGTGTCTTCTTAACAATAAGTACGTGTAAGAGTGTGCAAAGTAATTATAAAAGTCCTCGAAGCGACTTCAATTGTATTTCTTGTAGAAATAATCTTACAAAAACAATTGTCAATATGTAACGTACATATAATGTACAGCCGAAGATTCTCGACGTAGATAATATCCGTGGAAGCTAGTAGAAGCTGGCAGAATAGgcgttgaaaaaagaaaagaataatcTGCAAGAAGAATTATtgtgtgaaatgaaaatcgcGTGAACATTGGTTACTGGATTTTGTTATATCCcgtcgaaaattttccagaGCTTTCCTGCAAATTCGGTAAAAGTTTCTTACGTTCGCCCTCGTCATTTCTGTTTCTCACCGAATAATCGTCGCGCGTGAAATATATTGCAagcaagagagaaaaagagagagaaggatataaataaggagagaaaaatacagagagacagagagagaacGCGCGAAAACTGCATCGTTCTGCAGCGAGAACAGCCGAGAAACATCGCGAATTCTCCGGCTTACCCGAGCCTTCTAGAACCTCGATCCCCACCGCCGAAGGTACGCGAGTCGCGCATAAATACCGGCGAGCAGGAACCCCGATCATCAGTTCGTTGGAAGCAACTGCAAGAGTCAGAAGCACCTACGATACACGTAGAAGTATATAAAAGCCATATACCGCGAGTCGATCGAAGAGAGAAGATTTAATCAGCGAATCAGACCTTGAGAAGAGAATCCTAAACCGTAAAAAGAAGTCTCACGAGCTAGCCGTTGACCGGTTCGAGTTTTGAATCTCCGTTTAGAAGcacaagaaaaacaaatcgtCATGTCGCTGATCCCGATGCTTTTCTCCGACTGGTGGGAAGACCTGGAGCGACCTCACAGCCTTCTGGACCAGCACTTCGGGCTACCCCTGCAACAGGAGCAATTAGCGGCGAGTTACCCGAGGTCGTCGATCTACGTGGTGCCCAGAGATTCTCCGCGTTCGAGCGCGCATCTCATCCCCTCGATCTACTACAGACCCTGGGGTAATTTGCTGAGGCAAGGAGACGGCGGCTCGTCGGTGGTCAAAGCCGACAAGAATCAGTTCAAGGTGAGCCTCGACGTGCAGCAGTTCAAGCCCGAGGAGATAGACGTGAAGGTGGTCGACAAGTGCGTCGTCGTCTCGGCCAAGCACGAGGAGAAACGCGACGAGCACGGCTGGGTGTCTCGCCAGTTCGAACGGCGATACCTGATCCCCGATCAGTGCAACATCGACGAGGTCTCGTCGAGCTTGTCCTCCGACGGCGTCCTGAGCATCACGGTACCGAGGAAGGAGCAGCCCAAGGTCGAGGGCGAGCGACAGATCAAAATACAGCATACCGGCAAGCCGGCTATCAAGGATCAGGCTCCGGCTAAGGATCACGAACAGCAAGAGGatcagaagaagaagaagtccGAAAAGTAAACTTGCTCTTCGTTcgtatcaaattttctaaaacaTACGATACTTGTACTCGTTGCGAGTCATTATTCGCGTTGCATTACCTCGCACTTTccttaaatataataatttttttatatcgtagGCTATAATCGACGCAGTCGTAGtcttaattataattttgtttgtgATGTATACATTGCTTAAAGTGTATAACGATCCTTAAGATCGACAAGTCTGTCAAGTGGCATTTATTaatgttaaaattattatttcattagtCGGTATAATGAGTACCTGTACCCGTTAAGTGATGATCTTGCTTTTCTACTTTGTAAAACCCACCTTTTCACGTGTATCTcatgtatgaaataaaaaaaatgtgtgtttAGATTCACATAAATGTGTGTCTCCTTACTCGACTCTAATCCTCTTCGCTGATCCCCCACCTTATTCCCGTTGTTATCGATTCGTCGTGCTTATTAGGCCTGTAACATTTAGCCGTAAGCGTAATCACAATTCAAAGTTAATTCAATTAGATATTACTGTTTTATTGAAAGACTAGGTTGATAATTCAAATAAGCCAGACGTGCCTGCACGATAAATAGCAATCAAATAATTTCTCGAAACGTGTTATTTACACACATCTATCGCATGCCGAAGAATTTCTCATCAGCAAAAACTGCTGCTCAGATTATT
This region of Neodiprion virginianus isolate iyNeoVirg1 chromosome 7, iyNeoVirg1.1, whole genome shotgun sequence genomic DNA includes:
- the LOC124308621 gene encoding protein lethal(2)essential for life-like, which encodes MSLIPMLFSDWWEDLERPHSLLDQHFGLPLQQEQLAASYPRSSIYVVPRDSPRSSAHLIPSIYYRPWGNLLRQGDGGSSVVKADKNQFKVSLDVQQFKPEEIDVKVVDKCVVVSAKHEEKRDEHGWVSRQFERRYLIPDQCNIDEVSSSLSSDGVLSITVPRKEQPKVEGERQIKIQHTGKPAIKDQAPAKDHEQQEDQKKKKSEK